The sequence CTACGGGCTCGATCTTGCCGACGACGCTTTACGCCATGTCCGCCAGAGAGGCTTCCGGAGGATCGCGCAGGCTTCCATTACGGAGATTCCATTCGCATCCGGAACGTTCGATCTCGTCTTTTCCTTTGAAGTCGTCACCCAGACGCCGGTAACCATGCACGATGCGGAACTGCGCGAAATGCATCGCGTCCTGAAGCCGGGCGGACATCTCTTCATTCGCGTGCCCGCGTTCATGTGGCTGTGGTCGTCGCATGACGACGAGCTTGAAGTGCGGTATCGCTATCAGCGGGATGAGCTCGCGAAAAAGCTGGCCGCGGCGGGTTTCATGGTCGAATGGAGCAGCTATGCGAACGGCTTCCTGTTCCCGATCATTCTCGTTCGCCGTTTCCTGAAACACGCGGGCATTGGCGGCGGAACGGACGTGAAACCGCTCCCCCGCGGCCTCGGCTGGCTCGACGCCATATTCCGCAACGCGCTGGCGAGCGAAGCCGCCTGGTTCAAAAGCGGACGGCGCCTGCCGTTCGGCCTGTCGTTGATCTGCTACGCGCGGAAGGCATATTGAACCTTTCCTTTTTGCTATTGCTCGCGGGAATTCCTGGGATGGACGCTCAAAATCCGGACCTGGTCTTCAGGCAGGTCAATCAAGAGATGGTAGGTATCTGCCGGCACGTCGAACGAGAATTCGCCGGTTTCATTCGTACGCGTCTGGTAACGGAGGATGCCGCCGGACTCGAGCGCGACGTTGGTGTTGTCGAGAAAGTGCGCGACGCCGGAAAAGAGCTGACCGGCAATAGTGATTCGTTCGTTGGCTTCCGTGACCTCGATCTTCACGTCCAAACCGGCGGCGCCGGCGCGGTACATGGAGGGGCGGAGCGCGCCTCCATGGCTGCGCACCCCGGCGAGCAGGGGCTGATCGAAGGTGTCAAAAACCAGGGAAGCGATAATCTGCCGCAGCGGAGACTTCGGCTTCTGGAGCGGACCAGGGAATAAATCGATCCAGGCCTGCACCGCGTCCGCCGGAGGCTCAAACCGGGGTTCCTGGCGCAGCCGGAATTCCAGAGCCTGGAACTGCTTCTTCTCTTCCGCACACCCGGCGCAGACGGCCAGATGGGCTTCGAGCGCCGATTGCCGGGCATCCGATGCCTTGCCATCCAGGTAAGTCAATATGTCGTCGGCACTTACGTGCTGCATATCGCCTTCATCGCTCATCCGGCAATACTCTCCTGTCTAATAGAGGTCCGCAGCCACCGCAAAAGTACAAAATATTTTCGCCTCAGCATATATCGGTGACGCCCCGATCAGCGAGCATTCGCCGTAACCATTGGAGACATCGGGTGCGCCGGGCGCCGATCCCCTCCGGGGACACGCCAAGAAGCTGGGCCGCTTCTTCGTACCTTCGCTCTTCGAAAAAGAGAGCCTGGATCAGCCGGCTGCAGGGATCGCGCCATATCTCCAGTATCCCGCGGAGCACCTGCTGCTTTTGAGTCCATGACAGGACTTCTTCTTGAGTTCTCGCCGGATCCCGTGGCTCTTCGATCTGGTGTTCCACGACGCGTTGTGGTCTTCGAGCCGCGAGCGCCTGGCACCGCCGATCCGTCGTTGTCATCAGCCAGGAATAAACCTTCGCGGGGTCCCTCAAGTCGTGAATTCCCTTTAGAAGCGTGGCCCAGACCTCCTGTGCGACATCCTTGATTTCGTCTTCGTCGAAACCGTATTCCGCGGGAATCGACCACACCAGCCGCTTGTAGCGGTGAATCAGCTGCTCCCATGCCGAGGGATCGCCCTCGCAGCAAAGCCCCACCAGCTCTGCGTCGCTGGGCAAATCATGACCTTCAACCCTCGCTCCGGAACCCGACGCGGAAAACATTTGCGCGGGAGGATACCACAAAGATGCGCACGTGAAAACTAATGCCCTATGCCCTCACCCGGAATGCAGACTCCATGCGATCGATCTCGCGATGGGCCAGGCCATTCTGTTGTGCGATCTGGTGCCAATCACCCACAGACTTCAAGACCTCAGCGATAATGTTTTCCGCCCTGCCGCCTTTGACACGAAAGAACGGCGCCACGCTCCGGACGAGATCCAGGTTCTGCGCGTTATCGTCCTTCGAAATATTGAGTAACAGCCCGTCACCGGTTGGAGAAGGGTTCATGTCGAATGCGGGCGACAATACCCACCCTCCCTTATGGAGCAGAAAACCCTGATTGCGTAAATGGTCGTCAACGTTAGATACGCAAATATTGAAGACGATTCGCCGCCACAGCTGTTCGAGATCTTTGTTCACCTGCGCTCCGTTCCTGATCAGGAACCCGGCGATATCGAGATAGCTGACGCCGGTATCACCGCTATCGCCGTCTTTCTTCCCGAGCAATGTCATCGCGGAGGCAAAATGGATGCGTTCTCCGGTATCCGAGCGGTCGAACCGTTTGGTCAGAAAGGTGTCGAAGTCTCCGGAGAACTTTTGAACTCTGGCGGTTCCGGCTTGCACGCCCGCATTCAGAGCGAGTTGATGGACGACGTATTCCCAGCCGCCGATATTGATGTCATCCCGGCGGCTGGGGAATTTGGCGATCCAGAAATGACCGTTTTGATCGACCACTCCGGCTTTCGGCCGCGCCCCGCCAAGGGAACCGCCGGGCGCGATCAGGAGTTTCAGCCACTTCATGTAGTCCTTGTCGCTCTCCGCGTCCTCGCGTTCCAGCTGCAGGCTGGCATATTCGAGATCCCGCAGCCGCGCCCATGGGGGCGAAGCAATTTCAATGTTGCTATCGAGAAACGGGCCGCGCGAAGAGAGCCGGAATCTCAGCGCGCCCATGCGATGCCCGTCGT is a genomic window of Terriglobia bacterium containing:
- a CDS encoding class I SAM-dependent methyltransferase, with the protein product MHAQDFELLYRLEEKYWWFAAMRQITDTIAARELARPGLRILDAGCGTGFNLGYYAAEGEREVYGLDLADDALRHVRQRGFRRIAQASITEIPFASGTFDLVFSFEVVTQTPVTMHDAELREMHRVLKPGGHLFIRVPAFMWLWSSHDDELEVRYRYQRDELAKKLAAAGFMVEWSSYANGFLFPIILVRRFLKHAGIGGGTDVKPLPRGLGWLDAIFRNALASEAAWFKSGRRLPFGLSLICYARKAY
- a CDS encoding zf-HC2 domain-containing protein gives rise to the protein MSDEGDMQHVSADDILTYLDGKASDARQSALEAHLAVCAGCAEEKKQFQALEFRLRQEPRFEPPADAVQAWIDLFPGPLQKPKSPLRQIIASLVFDTFDQPLLAGVRSHGGALRPSMYRAGAAGLDVKIEVTEANERITIAGQLFSGVAHFLDNTNVALESGGILRYQTRTNETGEFSFDVPADTYHLLIDLPEDQVRILSVHPRNSREQ
- a CDS encoding sigma-70 family RNA polymerase sigma factor, with the translated sequence MPSDAELVGLCCEGDPSAWEQLIHRYKRLVWSIPAEYGFDEDEIKDVAQEVWATLLKGIHDLRDPAKVYSWLMTTTDRRCQALAARRPQRVVEHQIEEPRDPARTQEEVLSWTQKQQVLRGILEIWRDPCSRLIQALFFEERRYEEAAQLLGVSPEGIGARRTRCLQWLRRMLADRGVTDIC
- a CDS encoding HipA domain-containing protein, producing MGTLFVSLARGKEIFSFEYDPEWLKLPQAQILDPNLGLFTGPQYAREDHANFGVFLDSSPDRWGRLLMQRREAQRARQEERSVRTLLESDYLLGVYDGHRMGALRFRLSSRGPFLDSNIEIASPPWARLRDLEYASLQLEREDAESDKDYMKWLKLLIAPGGSLGGARPKAGVVDQNGHFWIAKFPSRRDDINIGGWEYVVHQLALNAGVQAGTARVQKFSGDFDTFLTKRFDRSDTGERIHFASAMTLLGKKDGDSGDTGVSYLDIAGFLIRNGAQVNKDLEQLWRRIVFNICVSNVDDHLRNQGFLLHKGGWVLSPAFDMNPSPTGDGLLLNISKDDNAQNLDLVRSVAPFFRVKGGRAENIIAEVLKSVGDWHQIAQQNGLAHREIDRMESAFRVRA